TTTGCCAAATGTAGCGGTAGATTCGGCCTGGTTGCTCAGCGCCGTGCACCGCCCCGGCGAAAGTGAAAAGCTGGTGGTAAGGTTGCACAACTATGCCGGCCAGCGTGCCGAAAAAATACCGCTCGGGGTTTTAATTAATGGTTCGCAAAAGGCTTTGGGCAGTTTCAGTATTGATGCCCGTGCGGTGCAAAACGATACTTTGGCATTTTCAGGTTTACAGGCAGGTTGGCAGAGGGGCGAGATCAGGTTGCAGGATAACCCGGTTACGTTTGATAACCAGTTTTATTTCAGCTTTAATGTAAAACAACAATTGCCCGTGTTGCTGCTTGACGGAGGTACAGCCAATCGGTACCTCAAAGCGGTTTTTGGCTCCGATGCATTTTTTGCCGCTCAGCGCGCTACAGATGGCTCTGTTGACTACGCGGCTTTAAACACTTATCCTTTGGTGGTTATCAGCGATGTTAAAAGCATAACCACCGGTTTGGGGCAGCAATTAAAAAATTATGTAAGCAAAGGCGGTTCGCTGGTGGTTTTTCCTGCAGCCGATGCCGATTTGGCAAATTACCGTTCATTTTTGCAATCGCTTAATGCGGGGTTCCCTGAAAAACTGGTAACTGCGGATGTAAAAGTTACAGCCATCAACAGGCAAAGCGAGGTGTTTAAAAACGTGTTCGAAAGCTTTCCGCAAAATCCGGATCTGCCGGTAGCAAAAAAGTATTATCACCTAAGTAAAGGTGCCGGAGGGGCCGAAAACCTGATGAGCCTTGCAACCGGCGAGCCTTTTTGGGGTGCATACAAAAATGGCAGAGGGAAGGTATACCTTGCTTCGGTACCACTTAACGAGGATTTCAGCAACTTGCCCCGGCATGCACTGTTTGTGCCGGTATTATTCAGGATGGCGTTACTGAGTGGTCATGATCAGCCTTTATTTTATACCCTTGGTGCCGATGAATCTGTAGAGATACCGCCTGTGCAAACCACCGAAAAACAATTGCTCAAGCTATCAAAAAATAATCAAACTATAATCCCCGATGTACGGCAGCAGGAGGGGAGTACCACCCTATATATATCCGATCAGTTACGCGAAACTGGGATTTATGCTTTGAAGAGACAGGACAGCACGCTGGCTGCGCTCGCGTTTAACGATAACCGGGCAGAATCAGACATGAGTTATTTTACGGCGGCCGACCTTGAGAAGCTGGTGCCCAATGCAAAGCCTTTGTTAACAGCAGGTAACGGATCATTAAAGAGCATTATAGCCGAATCAAATTTTGGCACACAATTATGGAAACTTTGTATAATTTTGGCCCTGATCTGCCTGCTTGCAGAAATATTGCTGATCAGGTTTTATAAGCCTGAAAAACAGGTTGTTGCTCAGGTTAGTTAGATCATTAAAAATCTATACATAAAGCGGTGCTAATGAATTTGCTTATCAAATCTGCCACTATTCTTGATCCCGGATCATCCTTTCATCAACAAGTTGCCGATATTTTAATTGAAGATGGTGTTATAACCCGCATTGCGGATGTTATTGATGCCGATGCCGAAGTGGTTGATGCCGAAGGCAAATATGTATCGCCCGGCTTTTTCGATTTGAACTGTAATATTGGCGAACTTGGCCTGGAAACTAAAGAAGACCTGGCTTCCGGTACAGCGGCAGCCGCAGCCGGTGGTTACACAGGTGTGGCGCTGATGCCCAACACGCAGCCACCGGTGCACTCAAAAGCCGAAGTTGAATACCTGCGTAACCGCGCAAAAGGAAATTTAGTCGATGTTTATCCTTTGGGTACCATATCGCAAAAGCGCGAGGGTAAAGACCTTGCCGAAATGTATGATATGTACCAAAGCGGCGCCAAAGCCTTTACCGACGGAAGCCGCCCTGTACAGGATGCCGGTTTAATGGAACGCGCCTTATTATACGCCCAGGGCTTTGATGCTCTGGTGATTTCCTACCCGGAGGATACTGCCATTGCAGGTAAGGCAAAGGTAAACGAGGGTGAGATCAGCACATTGCTGGGCATGAAAGGCATCCCGTCATTAGCCGAAGAACTGATGGTAGCCCGGGATCTTTACCTGGCCGAGTATACCGTTTCGAGGATCCACTTCACCACCATATCAACATCCCGTTCTGTCGATCTGATCCGTGAGGCAAAACGCAAGGGAATAGAGGTAACCTGCGATGTTGCAGCCCATCATTTGGTACTTACTGATGAGGCGCTTTTAGGCTTCGATAGTTTATATAAGGTAAAACCGCCCCTGCGTACTGCCGATGATGTTACCGCTTTATTAAAAGGTTTGAAGGACGGCACCATTGATGCCATCGTATCGCAACATACCCCGCACGAAATTGAATTTAAGGATGTGGAGTTCGAAGTTGCCGAATATGGTGTGATTGGCTTACAGACAACTTTGGCGCTCGCATTAAAAGCGGGCTTGCCGGTTGAGTTGATAGTAGAGAAACTGGCCATCAATCCGCGTGAAATTTTAGGGGTTGAAGTGCCGGTAATTGCCGAAGGCGAAACTGCTAATCTTGTACTTTTTGATACCACAGCAGAGTGGGAGTACAATGCCGCTGCTAATCGGTCAAAATCGGTTAACTCGCCTTTTATGAGGCAAACACTTAAAGGAAAGGTGCTGCTCACCTACAATAACAAACAAATATCTAAATAACATAACCTATGATCGATCCAAAAATTGAAAATGCCTTTATAGCTGCACTTGAGGCTTTCTCCAAATACAACAGCTTTGATGCTACTGAGCTAACCGACGAGTTTGCCGATGTTTTTGCATCCGACGAGGATTTTTTAAGCAAGGTAGATTTACTTGACGAAGTGTTTGATGAAAACCCGCAGATAGAAGGCCTTCGTGAAGTGTT
The sequence above is a segment of the Mucilaginibacter celer genome. Coding sequences within it:
- a CDS encoding BatA domain-containing protein, which translates into the protein MYFLYPAFLFAMFSLAIPVVIHLFNFRKYKKVYFSNVQFLKEVQEQQASRRNLKERLILAARLLALTFLVLAFARPYIPGAQNANLGKQQVISVFVDNSYSMQALNREGSLLDGAKSRAKEIASAYNINDRFQLLTQDFEGKHQRLLNRDEFNDAVDAVKISPQSRSLQQVVGRQQSLLESQPGASKSIFIISDFQKSNNNKQVKVDSSIAVSLVQLKSGSLPNVAVDSAWLLSAVHRPGESEKLVVRLHNYAGQRAEKIPLGVLINGSQKALGSFSIDARAVQNDTLAFSGLQAGWQRGEIRLQDNPVTFDNQFYFSFNVKQQLPVLLLDGGTANRYLKAVFGSDAFFAAQRATDGSVDYAALNTYPLVVISDVKSITTGLGQQLKNYVSKGGSLVVFPAADADLANYRSFLQSLNAGFPEKLVTADVKVTAINRQSEVFKNVFESFPQNPDLPVAKKYYHLSKGAGGAENLMSLATGEPFWGAYKNGRGKVYLASVPLNEDFSNLPRHALFVPVLFRMALLSGHDQPLFYTLGADESVEIPPVQTTEKQLLKLSKNNQTIIPDVRQQEGSTTLYISDQLRETGIYALKRQDSTLAALAFNDNRAESDMSYFTAADLEKLVPNAKPLLTAGNGSLKSIIAESNFGTQLWKLCIILALICLLAEILLIRFYKPEKQVVAQVS
- a CDS encoding dihydroorotase, with product MNLLIKSATILDPGSSFHQQVADILIEDGVITRIADVIDADAEVVDAEGKYVSPGFFDLNCNIGELGLETKEDLASGTAAAAAGGYTGVALMPNTQPPVHSKAEVEYLRNRAKGNLVDVYPLGTISQKREGKDLAEMYDMYQSGAKAFTDGSRPVQDAGLMERALLYAQGFDALVISYPEDTAIAGKAKVNEGEISTLLGMKGIPSLAEELMVARDLYLAEYTVSRIHFTTISTSRSVDLIREAKRKGIEVTCDVAAHHLVLTDEALLGFDSLYKVKPPLRTADDVTALLKGLKDGTIDAIVSQHTPHEIEFKDVEFEVAEYGVIGLQTTLALALKAGLPVELIVEKLAINPREILGVEVPVIAEGETANLVLFDTTAEWEYNAAANRSKSVNSPFMRQTLKGKVLLTYNNKQISK